The following proteins come from a genomic window of Sebastes fasciatus isolate fSebFas1 chromosome 6, fSebFas1.pri, whole genome shotgun sequence:
- the coq2 gene encoding 4-hydroxybenzoate polyprenyltransferase, mitochondrial, whose amino-acid sequence MFPAKLTSRLTLNTLRRIHHGASYSCLCSLSNNFLHTEGGGRTRDVSLHSDSSVLRRVFYSQSAIRPSLRLCETQQYGRRSFSLSAATVVSSAPASIQPYLRLIRLDKPIGTWLLYLPCTWSIALASDPGCLPHLGMLTLFGTGALVMRGAGCTINDMWDKDFDKKVARTATRPIASGEISRKQALVFLAGQLSVGLGILLCLNYYSIALGAASLSLVISYPLMKRITFWPQFVLGLTFNWGALLGWSAVKGYCDWSVCLPLYFAGVMWTLIYDTIYAHQDKEDDMKVGVKSTALRFQEQTKPWLSGFTVAMMSGLVVAGVNAGQTLPYYAVLSTVAIHLTHQIYTLDINKPEDCWKKFVSNRNLGVLLFMGIVTGNLLK is encoded by the exons ATGTTCCCAGCCAAGCTGACCAGCCGGTTAACTCTGAATACCCTGAGGAGGATTCATCATGGAGCTTCTTACTCCTGTCTTTGCTCCCTGTCGAACAACTTCCTTCACactgaaggaggagggaggacgaGAGATGTGAGTCTCCACTCAGATTCCAGTGTGTTGAGAAGAGTGTTTTACAGCCAGAGTGCTATCCGCCCATCACTCAGACTATGTGAAACACAGCAGTATGGAAGAAGATCATTCAGTTTATCAGCTGCTACAGTTGTGAGTTCAGCTCCAGCATCTATCCAACCATACCTCCGATTGATTAGGCTGGACAAACCCATTG GGACATGGCTGCTCTACCTCCCGTGTACATGGAGCATTGCTCTGGCTTCCGACCCCGGATGCCTCCCACATCTGGGCATGCTCACCTTGTTTGGTACAGGTGCTCTGGTGATGAGAGGAGCGGGCTGCACCATCAATGACATGTGGGATAAAGACTTTGACAAAAAG GTGGCCAGGACGGCCACTCGACCAATTGCGTCAGGAGAGATTTCTCGGAAGCAGGCACTAGTCTTCTTAGCAGGGCAGCTTTCTGTGGGACTTGGGATTCTCTTGTGCCTCAACTATTACAG CATAGCTTTGGGTGCTGCCTCATTATCTCTCGTCATCTCCTACCCGCTGATGAAGAGGATCACTTTTTGGCCACAGTTTGTGTTGG GCCTCACCTTCAACTGGGGGGCGCTGCTTGGCTGGTCCGCTGTCAAGGGCTACTGTGATTGGTCCGTATGCCTCCCGCTGTATTTCGCAGGAGTGATGTGGACGCTGATATATGACACAATATATGCACATCAG GATAAGGAGGACGACATGAAGGTAGGAGTCAAATCTACGGCGCTGAGGTTCCAGGAGCAAACCAAACCATGGCTAAGTGGCTTCACGGTGGCCATGATGTCAGGATTGGTTGTAGCTGGAGTCAATGCTGGACAGACTCTCCCTTACTACGCTGTGCTGTCCACAGTGGCCATTCACCTAACGCATCAG ATATACACATTGGACATTAACAAACCAGAGGACTGCTGGAAGAAGTTTGTCTCAAACAGGAACCTTGGAGTGTTGTTATTTATGGGCATTGTTACTGGCAACTTGTTGAAATAA